The Microbacterium luteum nucleotide sequence GGTGCTCAGCGCCGGGGTGTTCAGCGTCTGGTTCAGCCGGGAGTTGTCGACGGCGTTCTTGAGGCTGAGGAAGTCCGGGATGTAGCGGTCGGTGGCGGCGATCCGCTCGATCCGCTCGATCGCGGCCGGTGACATCGCGGCGAACCACAGCCCGCCGTCGGAGCCGAGGTTCTTCTGCGGAGCGAAGTAGTACACGTCGGCCTCGGCGAGGTCGACGTCGATGCCGCCGGCGGCGCTCGTGGCGTCGATGACGGTGAGCGCGCCCTCGTCGGCGGTGACTCGGTTGACGGGAGCGGCGACGCCGGTCGAGGTCTCGTTGTGCGGCCACGCGTAGACGTCGACGCCCTCGACGGCCTCGGCGCTCGACCGCGTGCCGGCCGGCACCGTGCGCACGTCGGGCGCGGTCAGCCACGGCGCCTTCGCGGCCTGAGCGAACTTGCCGCCGAACTCGCCGAAGACGAGGTTCTGGCTGCGGTTCTCGATGAGGCCGAAGGCGGCGGCATCCCAGAACGCGGTGGAGCCGCCGTTGCCCAGCACGATCTCGTACCCCTCGGGCAGCGAGAACAGCTGGGCGAGGTGCTCGCGCACGCGGCCGACGAGGTTCTTCACCGGCGCCTGGCGGTGCGAGGTGCCGAGCACGGATGCGCCGTGGGTCACCAGCGCTTCCAGCTGGGCTCCACGCACTTTCGACGGGCCGCAGCCGAATCGTCCGTCGGCGGGCAGAAGGTCACGGGGGAGCTCGACGTGCGCCATGGGACGAGTCTACGGTTCCCGTCCGCGGCCGCAGAACGCCTCCGTCGCGCTATCGGCCGCCGCCGGCATCCCCCTGCAGCAGGCCGGTGTGCTCGCCACGACGCTGACGCTCCATCGGGTCGTCTTCGGCGCCGCCGGCCTCCGCGCGACGGGCGGCGCCGCCATCCATCACCTGTTCCAAGGGCAGCGGGACGGCTTCGCTGCGCAGTCGCTCCTTGGCCTCGTGCTCGACGAGCACGGGGATGAAATCGCGCACGCGCCCGCCGTCGAGCCGATGCAGTTCCTCGTCGACGATCTGCTCGACCCGAGCCCGATCGACGGTGGGGAAGCGTTCGGCCAGCCGGTCGGTCGCGTGTTCGATGGCGACGCGCTCGTCGCGGGCGGGGGAAGCCGCCGTCTCTTCGCTCATGCACGAAGTGTGCGCCCGCGTCGGGGCCGCCGCAAGGGCTTGCCCGGTCCGTCCGCATCCGCCGTCGTCGGGTGCGGATAGGCTGTCTCTGCCCGTACGACAGCTGTGAGGAACCGCGACATGGCCGATCTCATCGACACGACCGAGATGTATCTGCGCACGATCCTCGAGTTGGAGGAGGAGAACATCGTGCCGCTGCGCGCGCGCATCTCCGAGCGGCTGGGGCACTCCGGTCCGACGGTGTCGCAGACGGTGGGGCGCATGGAGCGCGACGGCCTGGTCGTCGTCTCGGACGACCGCCGCCTCGAGCTCACCGACTCCGGTCGCCAGAAGGCCGTCGATGTGATGCGCAAGCACCGTCTCGCCGAGCGGCTGCTCTCCGACGTGATCGGCCTCGACTGGGCCTACGTGCATGAAGAGGCCTGCCGGTGGGAGCACGTGATGAGCGAGCAGGTCGAACGCCGTCTGGTGGAGCTGCTCGGCCACCCCACGGAGTCGCCGTACGGCAATCCGATCCCGGGGCTCGATCTTCTCGGCGACATTCCCGGCGCGACCTTCGAGCAGGGCGTGGTCGGACTGGTGCGGCGCCTCAACGCCGCCGACGGTCCGGTCAGCGGCACGGTGCGCCGCCTCGCCGAGCCGGTGCAGGTCGACCCGGAGCTGCTCGAGCAGCTCAAGCAGGCCGGGGTCGTGCCCGGTGCTGCGGGAGACTTCCGCTTCAGCGAGGGCTACGTGCTCGTGCAGATGGCCGGAACAGACGACGCGCTCGAGCTTCCCGTCGAGGTCGCCTCGCACATCTTCCTCGTCGACGACGGCGCCTGAGCCGCGGGCGAACGCTTCCCGACCTACGCGCGGCGAGCGTGACTTATTCGTTATCTTCGGGTAGCCTGAACCGGTCTTGCACCCGAGAAAGCCCGGGTTCCAGGATGCTGGGAAGGTCGCCTCACTGGCTCGTCGCCTTCGCAGCGAACCGCACACTGTGCCCCCGACACCAGTGCCGACGAGTCAGCGCCCCCGGCGTCGAGGCGCCGGAGGATTGACTTGGCTGAAGAGAACCACCCGCACGAAGAGCCCGACGTTCCCGTGGCGAGCCGCCGCGAGCGAGCACGACAGATGGCTTCCCGTGCGAAGAAGAGCGTGACCCGCCGCACCACCGTGGCGAAGAGCTCCGCTCCGGCAGCGAAGGCATCGCCGCGATCGTCGGCCCGCCGCCCGCTGCGCAGTCTCGTGATCTTCAGCATGGTCGGCGGTCTCGTCGCCACCGTCGGTCTCCCCGCCTACGGGGCCATCACCCTTCCGTCGGACGAGCCGCAGACCCTTCAGCAGGTCGCCGCCGAAGACGCGCAGTCGCTCGTCATCGCCTCCGATGCCGACGCATCCGAGGAGCCGGTCGATCTCGGCCGCGAGAGCTACTCGGCGACGACGGCCGAGGAGATCGAAGAGAAGAAGGCCGAGGAGGCGGCGGCTGAGGCTGCTGCCGAGCGCGCGCGTCTTGCGGCTGCTGCCGCCAGTTCCGCCGAGACATCTCAGACGTCGTACTCGGTCGATCTGTCGATGGTGGCGCCGGGAACGGGAGCGGTGCGCTATCCGCTCGCCGGCGGCTACACCGTCGGCGACGGCTTCCTCGCCCGTGGCGGGTCGCACATGGGCGTCGACATGCTCATCGGCGGCGGAACGCCGATCTACGCGGCCGCCGGCGGCGTGGTCCGCATGTCGCAGGAGAGCCTCGGCGGCTACGGCGTCGCGGTCGTCATCGACCACGTCATCAACGGGCAGTCGGTCACCACGACCTACGGTCACATGACCTACGGCAGCCGTCAGGTCGTCGCCGGTCAGACGGTCTCCGCGGGGCAGATCATCGGCCTCGTCGGATCGACCGGGCGCTCGACGGCGAACCACCTGCACTTCGAGGTCGCCATCGGCGGGTCGAACGTCGACCCCATGGCGTGGCTCGCGCAGAACGCCGGCTGACGCCGTCCGGCGTGTTCCTCGACACGCCACGTCTCGTTCACCCGCGGATGCGACCCGACCTGTTGCTGCGTGCATTAGCCTGAGACCCGACGCTGAGAGAAGCGGAGGGAAGCTGATGGAGAGTGCGCCCCGCATCCGAACCATGGATGCGCTCGGACTGCTCGTCCTTCGGCATTCTGTGAGCGGAAGCCGCGGTCCTGCCGTGGTCTTCAAGGCGCTGTCCGTGTGACAGCGCCTTTTTTCATGCCCGAAACCTCTCGATTCGTCGCACTTCGAGGAGCCGCGAAGCCGTCCCGGCCGTTCGAGAGGAATCACTATGCGCACCCTGGTGCTGAATGCCGGTTATGAGCCGCTGGCCGTCGTGTCGTTCAAGCGGGCACTCGTGCTCGTCATGAACGACAAGGCGACGGTCGTCGAGCACATCGATGGGCAACCCGTGTGGGGCACGGATGCCTCCTACGATCGACCGGCGGTGATCCTGCTGACGCGATACGTGCGCGTTCCCGGCGGGCGCCGCGTGCCGGTCACCCGACGGGGTGTGCTCCGCCGTGATGCGCACCGCTGCGGATACTGCGGCGCATCCGCCTCGACGATCGACCACGTGCTGCCGAGGTCGCGCGGGGGAGCGGATTCGTGGGAGAACCTCGTGGCGTGCTGCCTGCGCTGCAACAACGTCAAGGGTGATCGCACGCCGCAGGAGATGAGGTGGGAGCTGCGGTTCACGCCGGGCCCGCCGCGCGGCGCGCAGTGGACGGTGCGGGGAACAGATCGCACCGACCCGCGGTGGGAGCCGTATCTCGCGCTCGCCGCCTGATTCTCCCGGATTCTCGAACAAAACTTCCGCTTCGGCCCCATCCGTGTCGGTGGTGGGCCCTATCGTCACGTCATCGCATTGATTGACTAGAACATGTGTTCTAGCCTGTGGAGGTGGCAGGGGTGGCGAGCATGCAGCAGACGGTCCGCGGTGACCGCAGCGGTGACGTGCGAGCGCTGCGGGCGCAGCTCGAGAAGGTGCAGGGCCGCCGGCTGGAAGGAACGACGCTTCCCGTGCATCCCGCCCTCGCCGACATCCTCCCCGGAGGAGGACTGCGATCGGGGTCGGTCTACGCCGTCGATCCGTCGCCGTCGTTGCTCTTCGCGCTCCTCGGCGCTCCCTCCCAAGCGGGGTCGTGGTGCGCGGCGGTGGGCATGCCCGATCTCGGGGTCGAGGCCGCCGAACGACTCGGCGTCTCGCTGTCGCGGCTGGTCCTCATCCCCGATCCTGGGCCGCGCTGGCTGGCCGTGGCGGCCACCGTGTCGGAGGTGATGCCGATCGTCGCCGTGCGACCGGCCTCGCGCGTCGGCGATGCCGACGCCGCGCGCTTCGCCGCACGGCTGCGAGACCGCGACGGCGTGCTTCTGGTGCAGGGGCGCTGGCCGCAGGCGGAGGCGACGATCCGGGTGGCGGAGCCGGAGTGGACGGGGTTGGGGGCAGGACACGGGTATCTGTCGGACCGGGGCGTGACCGTCGAGGTCTCGAGCCGTCGACTGCCCACGCCGCGACGGGGGCGGCTGTCCCTTCCCGCGGCGGACGGGAGCGTCGTCCGCGTGCGGGAGGAGGAGGGCATCCGGCAGACGGGGCGGATGCGCCTCGAGGCGGTGGGGTGATGTCCGCGGCGACGGTGCAGACCCGCAGCCTCGTGCTGTGGGTGCCCGACTGGCCGGTGGTGGCGCTGTCGCGTGAACGGGCGGCGCCGGTGGAGCATCCGCTGGCAGTCGTGGAGAACAACACCGTGGTCGCCTGTTCGGCGGCCGCGCGCGTCGAACGCGTGCGGCGCGGTCAGCGTCGACGCGACGCCCAGGCCCGATGTCCCGATCTCGAGATCGTCGCCGCCGACCCGGCGCGGGACCATCGGGTGTTCGCGTCGGTGGTCTCCGCCGTGGAGGAGCGGGCTCCGGGGGTGCAGATCATGCGCCCGGGGCTCTGCGCGCTCCGGGCGCGGGGGCCGGCGCGGTACTACGGGGGCGAGCGGGATGCCGCCGAGGTGCTGCGCGAGGCGGTGCGCGCGCTGGGCGTGACCGACGTGCGGGCGGGGATCGCCGACGGACCGTTCACCGCGGAGCAGGCCGCTCGCTCGGGCACGACGCCGCGCGACACGGTGCGGGTAGTCGTCGACGGTGGGGCGGGGGCGTACCTCTCCGGCCTGTCGGTGGCCGTGCTCGACGACGCGTTCGTCACCGGGGCCGGGGCGGCACCGGGTGAGATCGCCGGCCTCCTGGCGCGGCTCGGGGTGCACACGCTCGGACAGTTCGCAGGCATGGACGTCGATCGGGTGCGCGAGCGGTTCGGGGAGCGGGGTGTGCGGCTGCACTCCCTCGCCGCGGGGGAGGATTCCCGGGGCGTCGAGCCCCGTGTGCCGCCGCCGGAGCTGCACCGGGAGGTGGCGTTCGAGCCGCCGCTGGAGATCGCCGATCAGGTGGCGTTCGGCATGCGCGTTGCCGCGGAGGAGTTCCTCGCCGGGCTCGGCGCGGTCGATCTGGTGTGCACCGAGCTGCGCGTGGAGCTCACCGGCGATCGGGGGGAGCGCAGCGAGCGGGTGTGGCTGCATCCGGGATCGTTCGACGCCGCTTCGGTGGTCGACCGGGTGCGCTGGCAGCTGAGCGAGGACACCGCCGAGGGGATGCTGGCCAGCGGCGTGTCCGTGGTGCGCATCTCTCCCGAGGCGGTCGACGCGGCGGCCCACCACGCCCCCACGGTGTTCGGTTCGGGGGCGGAGGAGCGCGTGCATCACGCGCTGTCGCGGGTGCAGGCGATGCTCGGGCATCGCGGTGTGGTGACACCGGCGGTGGGGGGAGGCCGGTGGCTGTCGGAGCGTCAGGTGATGGTGCCGTGGGGAGACCGCGCGGTGCTCGAGCACGACCGAGGGCAGCCGTGGCCGGGGAGTCTGCCCGATCCGCTTCCGGGAACGGTGTTCGCCGATCCTCCCGCGGTGAGCGTGGTCTCGCCGCGCGGCGAGAGCGTGTCCGTTGATGACCGCGGCCGCCTCAGCGATCCCCCCGCCGAGATGACCGAGGGAGGGTCGCGCCGGGGCATCCGCTCGTGGGCGGGACCGTGGCCGGTCTTCGAGCGCACGTGGGATGCCGCGAGGGCGCGTCGGGCGCACCGATTCCAGATGATCGACGCCGCCGGTGTCGCCTGGCTGCTGGTGTGCCAGTCCGGCGTGTGGCGGGCCGAGGCGAGGTACGACTGATGGGCTGGCGGAACCCGCCGGTGCCGTGGTCGGAGATGGAGGGGCTGCTCAGCGACCGGCGACGGCCGGGGAACCGGCCCGCCGGGGCCGACGGCGGCGACAGTCCGGCCTGGTCGACCAAGCGCGCTCCCTACGTGCCGCCGGTGATCGAGCGTCCGGCGGGGGCGGTGCCCTACGCCGAGCTGCACGCTCACTCGTCGTTCTCGTTTCTCGACGGCGCCTCGTCGCCCGAGGAGCTCGCCGAGGAGGCGGAGCGGCAGGGGCTCCATGCCCTTGCGATCACCGACCACGACGGCTTCTACGGCATCGTCCGCTTCGCCGAGGCCGCCGAGGGTCTCCGGCTGAAGACGGTGTTCGGGGCGGAGCTGTCTCTCGAACTGCCCGCGCCGCAGAACGGCGAACCCGATCCCGTCGGCGCCCACCTGCTCGTGCTCGCCCGCGGCGAGGAGGGCTATCACCGGCTCGCCGGCGCCCTCACCCACGCCCAGCTCGCCGGGCGCGAGAAGGGCCGGCCGGTCTACGACCTCGACGACCTGGCCGCGCGCTCCCGCGACGCGTCGGGGACCGGGCACTGGGTGATCATGACCGGATGCCGCAAGGGCACCGTGCGCCGCGCGCTCGCCGCCTCCGGCGCCGCCGGTGCCGCGACAGAGCTCGACCGGCTCATCGAGCGGTTCGGCGCCGACGCGGTGTGCGTCGAGCTGATCGATCACGGCTCTCCGCTGGATTCGCGACACAACGATGTGCTGTTCGCCCTCGCGCGGGAGCGGGGCCTGGATGTGGTGGCCACCAACAACGTGCACTACGCCGTTCCCGAGCGCGCACACCTGGCCGCCGCGGTCGCCGCGGTGCGGGCGCATCGGGGGCTCGATGAGATCGACGGGTGGCTGCCCGCCCACGACGGCGCGCACGTGCGCTCGGGGGCCGAGATGGCGGAGCGGTTCGCGCGGTATCCCGGGGTGATCGAGCGCACGGTGACGCTCGCCGACGAACTGGCCTTCCCGCTGCGTCGGGCCCGGCCCTCGCTGCCGCGTCAGGAGGTTCCCGACGGTCACACGCCGATGAGCTGGCTGCGTCACCTGGTGTGGGAGGCGGTGCCACGGAAGTATCCGGATCTCACCGACGACGACGCCGCGCGCATCGACAAGGAGCTCGGGGTGATCGAGGTGAAGGACTTCCCCGGCTACTTCCTCATCGTGCACGGCATCGTGCAGGAGGCGCGTCGGCGGGGCATCCTGTGTCAGGGGCGCGGGTCGGCCGCCAACAGTGCGGTCTGCTATCTGCTCGACATCACCGCGGTGGACTCGATCGCCTACAAGCTGCCGTTCGAGCGGTTCCTGTCGTCGCTGCGCGATGAGGAGCCCGACATCGACGTCGATTTCGACTCGGATCGCCGCGAGGAGATCATCCAGTGGGTCTATGAGCGTTACGGGCGGGAGCGTGCCGCGCAGGTGTCGAACGTCATCCAGTACCGGCCGAAGAATGCCGTGCGCGATATGGCGAAGGCGCTGGGGCATTCGCCGGGGCAGCAGGATGCGTGGTCGAAGCAGGTGGAGCGCTGGGGGGCCTCGCTCGACAGCGCGCCCGACCACGACATCCCGGACCGTGTCATCGCGTACGCGTCCGAGCTGCTGAAGGCCCCGCGACACCTCGGCATCCACTCCGGCGGCATGGTGCTCACTGACCGGCCCGTCGGTGAGGTGGTGCCCATCGAGCACGCGCGCATGGCGGGGCGCACCGTCATCCAGTGGGACAAAGACGATGCCGCATGGATGGGGCTGGTGAAGTTCGACCTGCTGGGCCTGGGGATGCTCGCCGCGATCCAGTACTGCTTCGACATGATCCGTGCGGCCACGGGGGAGGAGTGGGAGCTGTCGACCATCCCCAAGGAGGAGCGGGCGGTGTACGACATGCTGTGTCGTGCCGATTCGATCGGGGTCTTCCAGGTCGAATCCCGTGCCCAGATGGGGCTGCTGCCGCGGTTGCAGCCGCGCCGGTTCTACGACCTCGTGGTGCAGATCGCCCTCATTCGGCCCGGCCCCATTCAGGGGGGCGCGGTGCATCCGTTCGTGCGGCGCAAGCTCGGTCACGAACCGGTCGTCTACGCGCATCCGAAGCTCGAGTCGGTGCTGGAACGCACGATGGGCGTGCCGGTGTTCCAGGAGCAGCTGATGCAGATGGCGATGGCGGTGGGGGAGTGCACCGGTGAAGACGCCGATCTGCTGCGGCGGGCGATGGGCTCCAAACGCGGGGTGGAGCGCATCGAGTCGCTGCGCGAGAAGCTGTACGAGGGCATGGCCAGCAATGGCCTGGTCGGAGAGGCCGCCGACGCGATCTACGCGAAGATCCAGGCGTTCGCGAACTTCGGCTTCGCCGAGTCGCACTCGCTGTCGTTCGGCCTGCTCGTCTATGCCAGCTCGTGGATCAAGCTGCACTACCCGGCGGCGTTCCTCGCGGGGCTGCTGCGCGCCCAGCCGATGGGGTTCTATTCGCCGGCGACGCTCACCGCCGACGCCCGCCGCCACGGCGTCGAGGTGCGGCGCCCCGATCTGCACGCCTCCGGGGTCGAGGCGGTTCTCGAACCGGTGTCGGGGGATGCGGTGGCGGCGCCCACCGGGCGTGCCGCATGCGCGGAGCGCGTCCAGGATCCCGTCGGCGACTTCGACCCCCAGGGGGTGGATGAGTCGGCAGCTCATCGCCGCGACGCCGGCTACGCCGTGCGGCTGGGGCTGGCGGCGATCAAGGGCATCGGTGCGGCACCGGCCGGCCGCATCGTCGCCGAGCGGGGGAGCGGTGGGCCGTTCCGTGACATGCGGGATCTCGTGCGGCGCACCGGGCTCACCGCCGCGCAGCTTGAGGCGCTCGCCACGGCCGGGGCCTTCGAGTGTCTCGGGCTCAGCCGGCGCGAGGCGATCTGGATGGCGGGAGACGCCGCGCAGGATCGCGCCGAATACCTTCCGGACTCGCTGGTCGCGGTGCAACCGCCGCTGTTCACCGACCCCTCCGGCTACGACGTGCTCGCCGCCGACCTGTGGGCGACGGGCGTCTCGACCGACGACCATCCGATGACGCACTTCCGGTCTCGGCTCGACGCGCGCGGCGTGCTGACTTCGGCGGGGCTGCGCACCCACGAGACCGGTCGCCGCGTCGAGGTCGCCGGGCTCGTCACCCACCGGCAGCGCCCGGCGACGGCATCCGGGGTGACCTTCATCAACCTCGAAGACGAGCACGGGCTCGTGAACGTGATCTGCTCGGTCGGGGTGTGGAACAGGTATCGGCGGGTGGTGCGCGACGCACCGGCGCTCATCGTGCGGGGCATGCTGGAGCGCTCGGTCGAGGGCGTGACGAATCTGCTCGCCGACCGCTTCGATGACCTGCGGGTGGATGTGCCCCACAACGCGCGGAACTTCCGCTGACGCGCCGGACCGCCGAGCCTTGGCCGGTAGACTTCTGCGGCCAGCCTCTGTAGCTCAATGGAAGAGCAGTTGCGTCCTAAGCAAACGGTTGGGGGTTCGAGTCCCTCCAGGGGCACCGATTGTTCCACGTCAGACCGGGATGTTGACCGGCGTGGTCTAAGTGGTCGAGCGTTGCTCGATCGCGCGGCGCACTGCCGCCAGTGCGAGTCGGTCGGACGGTAGCCAATCGACCACGTTCAGTTCATCGGGATGCAGCCAACGGATCTCGTCATGGTCCTCGCCGAGAACAGGCTCTTCCAAGACGATGGCTGCCACGAAGAGTCGTAGGACATGCTTGTCGCTGATCCGCCACGGTGAATCGTCGTCGAGGACCTCTTCGAGCACGGAGATCCTCGTATGCAGGGCGGATTCAACTGGTCGTCGCAACACCTCGTGATCGCGGAGGTGTCAGATGGTTCGTCGTCAGCAGGCAGCAGATCGGGCGGAGCGGCCGAAGCTTCGGTCGCCTGGGCATCCGAAGTTCCAGCGGCATGTCGAGGCAGCGTTCTGGGCCGAGATCGCCAAGGGGTTGCTGCCCATCGAGGCTGCTGCCGTGGTCGGCGTGGCGCAAGCGGTCGGTCAGCGGTGGTTCCGCAACGCTGGCGGCATGCCGCCGTTCGACCTGAAGTTCACGCCAACCGGACGCTACCTGTCGTTCGCTGAGCGTGAGGAGATCGCGCTCCTGCGTGCTCAGGGAAGCGGGGTGCGCGAGATCGCCCGAACTATAGGCCGTGACCCGGGGACGATCTCCCGTGAGCTGCGCCGGAATGCGGCCGTCCGCTACGGAAGTCGCGGGTATCGAGCATCGGTCGCGCAGTGGAAGGCTGACATGGCCGCGAAGCGTCCGAAGGCGGCGAAGCTGGTCACGAACGCCCGGTTGCATGCCTACGTCCACGAGCGGCTATCCGGGCAGATCACCACACCTGATGGCAAGATCATCGTCGGTCCCGAGCCGCCGCGGTTCACGGGGATCAACAAGCCGCACCGCAAGCATCGCGGGTGGTCGACGGCGTGGAGTCCGGAGCAGATCAGCAACCGACTCAAGGTCGACTTCCCCGATGATGAGTCCATGCGCATCAGCCACGAAGCGATCTACCAGTCGCTCTACATTCAGGGCCGTGGCGCGCTCAAACGCGAGCTCGTCTGGTGTCTGCGCACGGGCCGGGCGCTTCGCGCACCGCGGGAACGCTCACGTCGTAAGACGTGGGCGCACGTCACTCCCGGAACCCTGATCAGCGAACGCCCTCCTGAAGCTGAGGACCGCGCTGTTCCCGGCCATTGGGAAGGCGATCTGCTGATCGGGCTGGAGCGTTCCGCGATCGGCACCGTCGTCGACCGCATGACCAGGTTCACGATGCTCGTCCACCTCCCACGCGAGGAGGGATACCGGCACAAGGAGACACCCAAGAATGGTCCCGCCCTGGCTGGCTATGGCGCGATCACGATGAAGAACGCGCTGGCGAACACGATGTCGACACTCCCCACCCAACTGGCACGGTCGTTGACCTGGGATCGCGGCAAGGAGATGTCCGCTCACGCAACGTTCACGGTCGAGACCGGCATCCCGGTGTTCTTCGCCGATCCGCAGTCGCCCTGGCAGCGCGGCACCAACGAGAACACCAACGGCCTGCTACGCCAGTACTTTCCCAAGGGCACCGACCTGGCCCGGTGGAGCGCGGAAGACATCGAAGCCGTCGCTCACGCCCTCAACACCAGGCCCCGCAAGTCACTCGGATGGAAGACCCCCGCCGAAGCCTTCAACGAGCAGCTACTGTTGCTCCAACAAGCCGGTGTTGCAACGACCGGTTGAACCCGGTCAGTTCCTCCCTGATCTCCCGCGCGAGCGCGGTGGGAAGATCTTCCCCGTCCTCGACTTTGCCGCCGGGGAACTCCCACTGGCCTGCGAGGTCGGCGGGGCGAGTGCGCCGTGCGGCGAGTATCAAACCGTCTCGCACAATGACGGCGCCGACGACGATGCTCATTGCGCGGCCACCGAGGCTCGCTGGAAAAAGTCCGAAGGCATCGGCCGGTCAAGCCTCCAGGTGACTGCAATAGGCCGCTCGCCAACGTGCTGCACAAACGTGGCGGTTCCGAGGAAGAGGTAGGGCGCGGTTCCGAACTCATTCACCTTCTCTTCGCGCACGAAAAGGAGGACGTCGCTCGCTCCCGACAGATATCGCTGCCCGGTGGGTGACGTGACCGTCGTCCCAGACTGACTTTCCCAGTGGAAGAGCTCGTCGCTGATGGGGTAATCGCGATACATCGTGCTGGGAGAAAACGCGGCTTCAGATTTCTTGAGCGTGATGAAGAAGGCGTCGACGTTCTCGTCCGTGACGTAGAGCACGCCCTCGCGGAAAGAGTTTGGCTTCCGGCGAAGACTTGCATAGCGCAACGCCGCCAGCACCTCCTCGCGCTGGTATCTAGCGTGCACTCGCAAGGGTGACCATGCGAGACGGCCGCGCATAGGGGACGGAACGTGCCGAGCGCTGTCGAAGGCGAGCCCGATCGCAGCACTGAGCTCCTCGCGTGCGGCTCTCTCCTCGCGCAGGGCGCGCAGGCCGGCTTCGACAGATTCAAACCCTCCGCCATCGGGCCAGAGGGAAAAGAACAGCATGTTGGCAAACAGCTGGCTGTGCGCGGACAGTTCGGTGTACGAGGGCGCATCGTCGGCGAGGAGACGCAGATATTCCTGCGCGCGGTCCGAGTCGTCAACATGCACGAGGGCGCGTACGCGCTTCAGAAGTTGCTCTTCGTGTTCCGCACCCTTGGACGTTCCTAGTCCGGCATCCCTTCGGAGCTGAGTCCACGAGCGCCCGGTCTGCCCTCGCTTCAGGATGTCCGCGAGCTCTACGCCGGCCTCGCGAAGGAAGGCTTCGAGCGTCAGGTCTCCGTATGAACGCAGCTCCGCGGCAAGCTGCTGCCACCGATTGACGACTTGACCTTTGAGGTTCTCGAGGATCGCTGCTTGCGAGTTTCTGT carries:
- a CDS encoding DNA polymerase Y family protein; this encodes MSAATVQTRSLVLWVPDWPVVALSRERAAPVEHPLAVVENNTVVACSAAARVERVRRGQRRRDAQARCPDLEIVAADPARDHRVFASVVSAVEERAPGVQIMRPGLCALRARGPARYYGGERDAAEVLREAVRALGVTDVRAGIADGPFTAEQAARSGTTPRDTVRVVVDGGAGAYLSGLSVAVLDDAFVTGAGAAPGEIAGLLARLGVHTLGQFAGMDVDRVRERFGERGVRLHSLAAGEDSRGVEPRVPPPELHREVAFEPPLEIADQVAFGMRVAAEEFLAGLGAVDLVCTELRVELTGDRGERSERVWLHPGSFDAASVVDRVRWQLSEDTAEGMLASGVSVVRISPEAVDAAAHHAPTVFGSGAEERVHHALSRVQAMLGHRGVVTPAVGGGRWLSERQVMVPWGDRAVLEHDRGQPWPGSLPDPLPGTVFADPPAVSVVSPRGESVSVDDRGRLSDPPAEMTEGGSRRGIRSWAGPWPVFERTWDAARARRAHRFQMIDAAGVAWLLVCQSGVWRAEARYD
- a CDS encoding HNH endonuclease, which gives rise to MRTLVLNAGYEPLAVVSFKRALVLVMNDKATVVEHIDGQPVWGTDASYDRPAVILLTRYVRVPGGRRVPVTRRGVLRRDAHRCGYCGASASTIDHVLPRSRGGADSWENLVACCLRCNNVKGDRTPQEMRWELRFTPGPPRGAQWTVRGTDRTDPRWEPYLALAA
- the serC gene encoding phosphoserine transaminase, whose amino-acid sequence is MAHVELPRDLLPADGRFGCGPSKVRGAQLEALVTHGASVLGTSHRQAPVKNLVGRVREHLAQLFSLPEGYEIVLGNGGSTAFWDAAAFGLIENRSQNLVFGEFGGKFAQAAKAPWLTAPDVRTVPAGTRSSAEAVEGVDVYAWPHNETSTGVAAPVNRVTADEGALTVIDATSAAGGIDVDLAEADVYYFAPQKNLGSDGGLWFAAMSPAAIERIERIAATDRYIPDFLSLKNAVDNSRLNQTLNTPALSTLLLLEDQLAWILDNGGLSWASARTAESSSALYTWAEAASFATPFVTDPADRSPVVVTIDFDEKIDAAAVAKSLRANGIVDTEPYRKLGRNQLRVATFVSIEPDDVRQLISAIDYTVERLV
- a CDS encoding metal-dependent transcriptional regulator, whose translation is MADLIDTTEMYLRTILELEEENIVPLRARISERLGHSGPTVSQTVGRMERDGLVVVSDDRRLELTDSGRQKAVDVMRKHRLAERLLSDVIGLDWAYVHEEACRWEHVMSEQVERRLVELLGHPTESPYGNPIPGLDLLGDIPGATFEQGVVGLVRRLNAADGPVSGTVRRLAEPVQVDPELLEQLKQAGVVPGAAGDFRFSEGYVLVQMAGTDDALELPVEVASHIFLVDDGA
- a CDS encoding error-prone DNA polymerase, translated to MGWRNPPVPWSEMEGLLSDRRRPGNRPAGADGGDSPAWSTKRAPYVPPVIERPAGAVPYAELHAHSSFSFLDGASSPEELAEEAERQGLHALAITDHDGFYGIVRFAEAAEGLRLKTVFGAELSLELPAPQNGEPDPVGAHLLVLARGEEGYHRLAGALTHAQLAGREKGRPVYDLDDLAARSRDASGTGHWVIMTGCRKGTVRRALAASGAAGAATELDRLIERFGADAVCVELIDHGSPLDSRHNDVLFALARERGLDVVATNNVHYAVPERAHLAAAVAAVRAHRGLDEIDGWLPAHDGAHVRSGAEMAERFARYPGVIERTVTLADELAFPLRRARPSLPRQEVPDGHTPMSWLRHLVWEAVPRKYPDLTDDDAARIDKELGVIEVKDFPGYFLIVHGIVQEARRRGILCQGRGSAANSAVCYLLDITAVDSIAYKLPFERFLSSLRDEEPDIDVDFDSDRREEIIQWVYERYGRERAAQVSNVIQYRPKNAVRDMAKALGHSPGQQDAWSKQVERWGASLDSAPDHDIPDRVIAYASELLKAPRHLGIHSGGMVLTDRPVGEVVPIEHARMAGRTVIQWDKDDAAWMGLVKFDLLGLGMLAAIQYCFDMIRAATGEEWELSTIPKEERAVYDMLCRADSIGVFQVESRAQMGLLPRLQPRRFYDLVVQIALIRPGPIQGGAVHPFVRRKLGHEPVVYAHPKLESVLERTMGVPVFQEQLMQMAMAVGECTGEDADLLRRAMGSKRGVERIESLREKLYEGMASNGLVGEAADAIYAKIQAFANFGFAESHSLSFGLLVYASSWIKLHYPAAFLAGLLRAQPMGFYSPATLTADARRHGVEVRRPDLHASGVEAVLEPVSGDAVAAPTGRAACAERVQDPVGDFDPQGVDESAAHRRDAGYAVRLGLAAIKGIGAAPAGRIVAERGSGGPFRDMRDLVRRTGLTAAQLEALATAGAFECLGLSRREAIWMAGDAAQDRAEYLPDSLVAVQPPLFTDPSGYDVLAADLWATGVSTDDHPMTHFRSRLDARGVLTSAGLRTHETGRRVEVAGLVTHRQRPATASGVTFINLEDEHGLVNVICSVGVWNRYRRVVRDAPALIVRGMLERSVEGVTNLLADRFDDLRVDVPHNARNFR
- a CDS encoding three-helix bundle dimerization domain-containing protein; translation: MSEETAASPARDERVAIEHATDRLAERFPTVDRARVEQIVDEELHRLDGGRVRDFIPVLVEHEAKERLRSEAVPLPLEQVMDGGAARRAEAGGAEDDPMERQRRGEHTGLLQGDAGGGR
- a CDS encoding M23 family metallopeptidase, translated to MAEENHPHEEPDVPVASRRERARQMASRAKKSVTRRTTVAKSSAPAAKASPRSSARRPLRSLVIFSMVGGLVATVGLPAYGAITLPSDEPQTLQQVAAEDAQSLVIASDADASEEPVDLGRESYSATTAEEIEEKKAEEAAAEAAAERARLAAAAASSAETSQTSYSVDLSMVAPGTGAVRYPLAGGYTVGDGFLARGGSHMGVDMLIGGGTPIYAAAGGVVRMSQESLGGYGVAVVIDHVINGQSVTTTYGHMTYGSRQVVAGQTVSAGQIIGLVGSTGRSTANHLHFEVAIGGSNVDPMAWLAQNAG